One Micromonospora craniellae genomic region harbors:
- a CDS encoding ABC transporter permease produces MNRNRTFTLTALLLGLAFLVTPLVFVVVNSFNDSGYGAWPPPGWSLRWYERLAEQEGFAQAALRSLGIAVVAALAAVVAGTAAAVSLTRFRYPGRGLVESLLLAPLIVPKVAIGLGAFILFLQAGFYGSDGALVGLHLVLLLPFTVNIVGGALVRIPLVYEQAARDLGAGPVRAFVSATLPQLRRSLLAAYVLCFMISFDEVDATVFVVSPDQLTLPVSMYQYLQRYQDPTLAALSTILIGATFALVAVVMATAGTSAVSGLHSGKERRR; encoded by the coding sequence ATGAACCGCAACCGGACCTTCACCCTCACCGCGCTCCTGCTCGGGCTGGCCTTCCTGGTCACCCCGTTGGTCTTCGTCGTGGTCAACTCCTTCAACGACTCCGGCTACGGTGCCTGGCCGCCGCCGGGCTGGTCGTTGCGCTGGTACGAACGCCTCGCCGAGCAGGAGGGCTTCGCGCAGGCCGCGCTGCGCAGCCTCGGCATCGCCGTCGTCGCCGCCCTGGCGGCGGTGGTCGCCGGCACGGCCGCCGCGGTCTCGCTGACCCGGTTCCGCTACCCCGGCCGGGGCCTGGTCGAGTCGCTGCTGCTCGCTCCCCTGATCGTGCCGAAGGTCGCGATCGGGCTCGGCGCGTTCATCCTCTTCCTGCAGGCCGGCTTCTACGGCAGCGACGGCGCGTTGGTCGGCCTGCACCTCGTGCTCCTGCTCCCCTTCACCGTCAACATCGTCGGCGGGGCCCTGGTGCGGATCCCCCTGGTCTACGAACAGGCGGCCCGGGACCTGGGCGCCGGGCCGGTACGGGCCTTCGTCTCGGCGACCCTGCCCCAGCTACGCCGCTCACTGCTCGCCGCGTACGTGCTCTGTTTCATGATCAGCTTCGACGAGGTGGACGCCACGGTCTTCGTGGTCTCCCCCGACCAGCTCACCCTGCCCGTGTCGATGTACCAGTACCTGCAGCGCTACCAGGACCCCACGCTCGCCGCGCTCTCCACGATCCTGATCGGCGCGACGTTCGCCCTGGTCGCCGTCGTGATGGCGACGGCCGGCACCTCGGCGGTCTCGGGCCTGCACTCGGGGAAGGAACGCCGCCGATGA
- a CDS encoding ABC transporter substrate-binding protein produces the protein MRQGRISRRNFLAAAAAAAALPALGACGRELDPADQRSDGGGTPGKETVTIFAFLGNRLADMPKALAEDYMSRHRNVEIKIYEDSNAVGYPKILAARQTTPDSPLVNMGFFNSQISAQGDLDGVWNTLDYAGLSNAADVSDTFRRPNFNGIGIGADQIGILYNTEAITTAPTGWADLWDDRHRGKVTLFDYWWQVVMMAARLNGGSLENMEPGWALWKEKARNIRTLVTANPEWQQVLSNGTADITSCWNGTGLQFKDDGAPVDYVVPQEGAIAVPVYLQTVAGNTDNQQEICLDILNEMLSPRWCQMWAETAVQTPANSAVTLPAELADLPGFQQANVEKLISVDWGLVAENMTAWRSRWDADIKANI, from the coding sequence ATGAGACAAGGTCGGATCAGCCGGAGAAATTTCCTCGCCGCGGCGGCAGCGGCCGCCGCACTTCCGGCGCTGGGCGCGTGCGGACGCGAACTCGACCCGGCTGACCAGCGGTCGGACGGCGGCGGCACTCCGGGCAAGGAGACCGTCACGATCTTCGCCTTCCTCGGCAACCGGCTCGCCGACATGCCGAAGGCGTTGGCCGAGGACTACATGAGCCGGCACCGGAACGTCGAGATCAAGATCTACGAGGACAGCAACGCCGTCGGTTACCCGAAGATCCTCGCCGCCCGGCAGACCACGCCCGACAGTCCGCTGGTCAACATGGGCTTCTTCAACTCGCAGATCTCCGCCCAGGGCGACCTCGACGGCGTCTGGAACACCCTCGACTACGCGGGCCTGAGCAACGCCGCCGACGTCAGCGACACGTTCCGCCGTCCCAACTTCAACGGCATCGGCATCGGTGCCGACCAGATCGGCATCCTCTACAACACCGAGGCGATCACCACCGCCCCGACGGGCTGGGCCGACCTCTGGGACGACCGGCACCGCGGCAAGGTCACCCTCTTCGACTACTGGTGGCAGGTGGTGATGATGGCCGCGAGGCTCAACGGCGGGTCGTTGGAGAACATGGAACCGGGTTGGGCGCTCTGGAAGGAGAAGGCCCGCAACATCCGCACCCTGGTCACCGCCAATCCCGAGTGGCAGCAGGTGCTCAGCAACGGCACCGCCGACATCACGAGCTGCTGGAACGGCACCGGCCTCCAGTTCAAGGACGACGGCGCTCCGGTCGACTACGTGGTGCCGCAGGAGGGTGCCATCGCGGTCCCGGTCTACCTCCAGACGGTGGCCGGCAACACCGACAACCAGCAGGAGATCTGCCTGGACATCCTCAACGAGATGCTCTCCCCCCGCTGGTGCCAGATGTGGGCGGAGACGGCGGTGCAGACACCCGCCAACAGTGCCGTCACCCTTCCGGCCGAACTCGCTGACCTGCCCGGCTTCCAGCAGGCCAACGTCGAGAAGCTGATCTCCGTCGACTGGGGTCTGGTCGCCGAGAACATGACCGCCTGGCGGTCCCGCTGGGACGCCGACATCAAGGCAAACATCTGA
- a CDS encoding ABC transporter ATP-binding protein, translating to MTSEAIPVAELIDISKCYPGGLASAVRGVNLELREGEFFSLLGPSGCGKSTTLRIVAGLESQTTGTVRIKGEDMGRRPANRRPTNMVFQHLGLFPHLDVAQNIAFGPKLRRVPRDRRAADVDRVLELVELSGYQRRYPEQLSGGQQQRVAIARALINRPAVLLLDEPLAALDLNLRHQMQQVLREVQRNSGTTFLFVTHDQTEAMTLSDRIGVMRDGELCQVGGAEDLYRRPADRFVARFIGDANVLEIPVEQGSARIGENAVRVAVGGTGVALSVRPEDVRIGPDTTAAGTTADGSDAPAGTDTPPGLAARITGATYLGPQIRYDLETVDGFALRAVRPANADRLPVGDLVTVRWRPEDAVVLPA from the coding sequence ATGACATCCGAAGCGATTCCCGTCGCCGAGCTCATCGACATCTCCAAGTGTTATCCCGGTGGTCTCGCCTCGGCCGTCCGGGGCGTCAACCTCGAACTCCGCGAAGGGGAGTTCTTCTCACTGCTCGGACCGAGCGGCTGCGGCAAGAGCACCACGTTGCGCATCGTCGCCGGCCTGGAGAGCCAGACCACCGGCACGGTCAGGATCAAGGGTGAGGACATGGGCCGGCGACCGGCCAACCGCCGGCCGACCAACATGGTCTTCCAACACCTCGGCCTCTTCCCCCATCTCGATGTCGCGCAGAACATCGCCTTCGGGCCGAAGCTGCGGCGGGTACCCCGCGACCGGCGTGCCGCCGACGTCGACCGGGTACTCGAACTGGTAGAACTCTCCGGATACCAACGCCGCTACCCGGAACAACTCTCCGGCGGTCAGCAGCAACGGGTGGCTATCGCGCGGGCGTTGATCAACCGGCCCGCCGTCCTGCTACTCGACGAGCCGCTGGCGGCGCTCGACCTCAACCTGCGGCACCAGATGCAGCAGGTGCTCCGCGAGGTGCAGCGCAACTCGGGCACCACCTTCCTTTTCGTCACCCACGACCAGACCGAGGCGATGACGCTCTCGGACCGCATCGGGGTGATGCGCGACGGGGAACTGTGCCAGGTCGGCGGCGCGGAGGACCTCTACCGTCGCCCGGCCGACCGTTTCGTCGCCCGCTTCATCGGCGACGCCAACGTCCTGGAGATCCCGGTCGAGCAGGGCAGTGCCCGGATCGGCGAGAACGCGGTCCGGGTGGCCGTCGGGGGCACCGGCGTCGCCCTGTCGGTCCGCCCCGAGGACGTCCGGATCGGTCCGGACACCACGGCCGCCGGAACCACCGCCGACGGCTCGGACGCACCGGCCGGCACCGACACCCCACCGGGACTCGCCGCCCGCATCACCGGCGCCACCTATCTCGGCCCCCAGATCCGCTACGACCTGGAGACCGTGGACGGATTCGCGCTCCGCGCGGTCCGCCCGGCGAACGCCGACCGCCTGCCGGTGGGTGACCTGGTCACCGTCCGCTGGCGCCCGGAGGACGCCGTCGTCCTGCCCGCCTGA
- a CDS encoding ABC transporter permease encodes MVQTTPTAPDRAATPARRQRMRGVAPRYLLVLPALVPLAVIFLGSLAQLAELGLRPYSAGRIGTGVTLDNVRRFADDPYTWRVLGDTVTLGVICAVLAVALAYPMALALHRMRSAALRSVAVFLIFSPLLTSVVVRAYGWNVLLGDGGVVNRFLIDIGLIETPLRMMYGFPAVVIAMVHVLLPFAVFPLLGVVAQVPASAIAAAHDLGANRHQVFWRVTFPLTRYGVVLSLQLCFALTVSAFATPALLGGGRVQVLSGLVYTNVGAVDWPMAAVQSYALLFIALALIGVVSVATRLTGRRRG; translated from the coding sequence ATGGTCCAGACCACCCCGACCGCGCCGGACCGGGCCGCCACACCGGCCAGGAGGCAGCGGATGCGCGGCGTCGCACCCCGCTACCTCCTGGTCCTGCCCGCCCTCGTCCCGCTCGCCGTCATCTTCCTGGGCAGCCTGGCCCAGCTCGCCGAACTCGGCCTGCGTCCGTACTCCGCCGGGCGGATCGGCACCGGGGTCACCCTGGACAACGTCCGCCGGTTCGCCGACGACCCGTACACCTGGCGGGTCCTGGGCGACACGGTCACCCTCGGCGTGATCTGCGCGGTGCTGGCGGTGGCGCTCGCCTATCCGATGGCGTTGGCGCTGCACCGGATGCGCAGCGCCGCGCTGCGTTCCGTCGCCGTCTTCCTCATCTTCTCGCCGCTGTTGACCAGCGTGGTGGTGCGGGCGTACGGCTGGAACGTGCTGCTCGGCGACGGCGGAGTGGTCAACCGCTTCCTGATCGACATCGGGCTGATCGAGACGCCGCTGCGGATGATGTACGGCTTTCCCGCAGTGGTGATCGCCATGGTCCACGTCCTGCTGCCCTTCGCCGTGTTCCCGCTGCTCGGCGTGGTCGCCCAGGTGCCGGCCTCGGCCATCGCCGCCGCCCACGACCTCGGCGCCAACCGGCACCAGGTCTTCTGGCGGGTCACCTTCCCGCTGACCCGGTACGGGGTGGTGCTCAGCCTCCAGCTCTGCTTCGCGCTGACCGTCAGCGCCTTCGCCACCCCGGCACTGCTCGGTGGCGGGCGGGTGCAGGTGCTCAGCGGGCTGGTCTACACCAACGTCGGTGCGGTCGACTGGCCGATGGCGGCCGTGCAGTCGTACGCGCTGCTGTTCATCGCCCTCGCGCTTATCGGTGTCGTCAGCGTCGCCACCCGACTGACCGGACGGAGGCGGGGATGA
- a CDS encoding SDR family NAD(P)-dependent oxidoreductase: MNPTGRTEPTVTVITGAAGGIGAAVARRLARDGHHLALVDRPGPALEALAAELRDAGHPVLTLDADVRDPAATELAAAAVENRFGGFDALVTCAGIGRIDPIDQTTDEIWADTLATNLSGTFWWCRAAVPRLRRRGGGVIVPVSSTTALVGLPGRSAYAAAKAGVLGLARTLAVECAADGIRVVPVCPGATRTDLVRQGYARAADPAAAERAHAALQPIGRLSEPEEIAETIAFVCSSRAATITGATLVVDGGYTAGGPSWNT, from the coding sequence ATGAACCCGACCGGACGGACGGAGCCCACCGTCACCGTGATCACCGGCGCGGCCGGCGGCATCGGCGCCGCCGTCGCCCGCCGCCTGGCCCGCGACGGCCACCACCTCGCCCTGGTCGACCGTCCCGGTCCGGCCCTGGAGGCACTCGCCGCCGAGTTGCGGGACGCCGGCCATCCGGTGCTCACCCTCGACGCCGACGTCCGCGACCCGGCCGCCACCGAGTTGGCGGCGGCCGCCGTCGAGAACCGCTTCGGCGGCTTCGACGCCCTGGTCACCTGCGCCGGCATCGGTCGCATCGACCCGATCGACCAGACCACCGACGAGATCTGGGCCGACACCCTGGCGACCAACCTCTCCGGCACCTTCTGGTGGTGCCGGGCCGCCGTACCCCGACTGCGCCGCCGGGGCGGCGGGGTGATCGTGCCGGTCTCCTCCACCACCGCGCTGGTCGGGCTTCCCGGCCGGAGCGCGTACGCGGCGGCCAAGGCCGGGGTGCTCGGACTGGCCCGTACCCTCGCCGTGGAGTGCGCCGCCGACGGCATCCGGGTCGTCCCGGTCTGCCCCGGCGCCACCCGCACCGACCTGGTCCGGCAGGGGTACGCCCGAGCCGCCGACCCGGCCGCCGCCGAACGGGCGCACGCCGCCCTCCAGCCGATCGGGCGACTCTCCGAACCGGAGGAGATCGCCGAGACCATCGCCTTCGTCTGCTCGTCCCGGGCGGCGACCATCACCGGCGCGACGCTCGTCGTCGACGGCGGATACACCGCGGGAGGACCCTCTTGGAACACGTGA